A genomic segment from Sulfuritalea hydrogenivorans sk43H encodes:
- a CDS encoding multidrug effflux MFS transporter — MTPTTLLWLVTGCLMLQPLSTDLYLSSLPSLASDFAVTPAAVQQTLSLFVFGFGSAQLISGPLSDRYGRRPVLIGGLSVYLLSGVACALASSLDWLVAARFVQAIGCCTAVVVARAIIRDAYSPAEGARVLAKASSMLSLAPILGPILGGYLQVAFGWRAAFVTLAIAGTMVWIAAWRSMKESNTKPNPDAMRLDNLFSTYLGVIRTPAFWAYALPGAISYAAIFVFISGTPFVLIRVLGVPTQYYGYLFAFGVCGYLGGTLICRRLLGKIGIDRVLALGTTIGLVGGLGFLGLVLADVRHWALVVAAQFVVMMAHGLNFPCTQSGSLAPFHQQAGAAAGLFGCITMFAALLAGTWVGASHDGTLLPLATISATVCVILFASARLLARHGKSA; from the coding sequence ATGACACCCACCACCTTGCTCTGGCTGGTGACCGGCTGCCTGATGTTGCAGCCGCTATCGACCGATCTCTATCTGTCTTCGCTGCCCAGTCTGGCCAGCGACTTTGCCGTCACACCCGCGGCGGTACAGCAGACGCTGTCGCTGTTCGTCTTCGGCTTCGGATCGGCGCAACTCATCAGCGGCCCCCTGTCCGATCGCTACGGTCGACGACCGGTGCTGATCGGTGGATTGTCGGTGTACCTGCTCTCCGGGGTGGCCTGCGCGCTGGCATCTAGCCTCGACTGGCTGGTGGCGGCACGCTTTGTCCAGGCGATCGGCTGCTGCACGGCAGTGGTGGTGGCGCGCGCGATCATCCGCGATGCTTATTCACCCGCCGAAGGTGCGCGGGTGCTGGCCAAGGCCAGTTCCATGCTGTCCCTGGCGCCCATCCTCGGCCCCATCCTCGGCGGCTACCTGCAGGTGGCGTTCGGCTGGCGCGCGGCTTTTGTGACTTTGGCCATCGCGGGAACGATGGTCTGGATTGCCGCCTGGCGCAGCATGAAGGAATCCAACACCAAGCCGAATCCCGATGCCATGCGCCTCGACAATCTGTTCAGCACCTATCTCGGCGTGATCCGCACGCCGGCCTTCTGGGCCTATGCCCTGCCCGGTGCGATTTCCTATGCCGCGATCTTTGTCTTCATTTCCGGCACGCCTTTTGTCCTGATCCGCGTCCTCGGCGTGCCGACGCAATATTACGGCTACCTTTTCGCCTTCGGCGTCTGCGGCTACCTGGGCGGCACCCTGATCTGCCGCCGCCTGCTGGGAAAGATCGGGATCGACCGGGTTCTGGCGCTGGGCACGACGATCGGACTGGTCGGCGGGTTGGGCTTCCTCGGTCTGGTGCTGGCTGATGTTCGCCATTGGGCGCTGGTGGTTGCTGCGCAGTTTGTCGTGATGATGGCCCACGGCCTCAACTTCCCCTGCACCCAGTCGGGTTCGCTGGCCCCGTTTCACCAGCAAGCCGGCGCGGCTGCGGGACTGTTCGGCTGCATCACGATGTTTGCCGCCTTGCTGGCGGGCACGTGGGTCGGCGCGAGCCACGACGGCACGCTGCTGCCGCTAGCGACCATCAGCGCAACGGTTTGCGTGATCCTGTTTGCCAGCGCCCGGCTGCTGGCGCGCCACGGCAAGTCAGCGTAA
- a CDS encoding tyrosine-type recombinase/integrase, with translation MLTDTQLKNIKATGKLFKVADRDGLYIAVTKTGQISFRYDYRLNGRRETIVLGKYGPEGISLSEAREKLIASKKEIFGGKSPAREKQRSLQKTRAAKTFGEFTTLWLNEYSMAESTKAMRKAIIDRDIEPQFGKFLLKEITPEDLRAFCEKVKITRNAPATAIHIREVVSQVFRFARERGQKVPNPADDVKASSIATFKPKDRALSPDEIHWFFKELEAVPTLPTIRLALKLILLTLVRKGEMLNATWNEVDFVNARWTIPSGRMKARRTHVVYLSQQAMDIMIALKTCAGGSEFVLPSRYEGDKGMSNNTLNRVIIVTAEQARKKDIPLEDFTVHDLRRTGSTLLHEAGFNTDWIEKCLAHEQRGVRAVYNKAEYADQRRDMLQQWANMVDSWIAGTNTVIPILAKAA, from the coding sequence ATGCTTACGGACACCCAGCTCAAAAACATCAAAGCCACAGGAAAGCTGTTCAAGGTCGCAGACCGGGACGGGCTTTACATCGCAGTCACCAAGACGGGCCAGATATCCTTCAGGTACGACTATCGCTTGAACGGACGTCGTGAAACCATTGTTCTTGGTAAATACGGGCCGGAGGGGATCAGTCTTTCCGAAGCCCGAGAAAAGCTGATCGCTTCAAAAAAGGAAATCTTCGGGGGCAAGTCTCCTGCTCGTGAAAAGCAGCGATCGCTCCAGAAGACCAGGGCGGCCAAGACCTTTGGCGAATTCACTACGCTATGGCTCAACGAGTACAGCATGGCTGAAAGCACCAAGGCCATGCGCAAGGCCATCATCGATCGCGATATTGAGCCCCAATTTGGGAAATTCCTCCTCAAGGAGATCACGCCGGAGGATCTGAGAGCATTCTGCGAGAAGGTGAAAATCACTCGAAATGCACCTGCGACAGCGATCCACATTCGAGAGGTTGTCAGCCAGGTGTTCAGATTTGCAAGGGAACGGGGCCAGAAGGTTCCCAATCCTGCGGACGATGTGAAGGCATCGTCCATAGCGACATTCAAACCGAAGGACAGGGCTTTATCGCCGGATGAAATTCATTGGTTCTTCAAGGAACTTGAAGCGGTCCCGACCTTGCCAACGATCAGGCTGGCACTCAAGCTCATTCTTCTGACTCTGGTCAGAAAAGGCGAAATGCTTAACGCAACCTGGAATGAGGTCGACTTCGTCAATGCACGATGGACCATTCCTTCGGGGCGGATGAAGGCTCGCCGAACGCATGTTGTCTACCTGTCACAGCAGGCCATGGACATCATGATTGCCCTCAAAACGTGTGCTGGCGGTTCCGAATTTGTGTTGCCTTCTCGCTATGAGGGAGATAAAGGGATGTCGAACAACACCCTCAACCGAGTCATCATCGTTACGGCCGAGCAAGCTCGCAAGAAGGACATACCGTTGGAAGACTTCACCGTCCACGACCTTCGAAGAACTGGCTCAACACTTCTTCATGAAGCTGGCTTCAACACCGACTGGATTGAGAAGTGTCTGGCGCATGAGCAGCGGGGGGTCCGAGCTGTTTACAACAAGGCGGAGTACGCAGATCAGCGACGAGACATGCTCCAGCAATGGGCCAACATGGTTGACTCTTGGATCGCCGGTACGAATACGGTGATTCCTATTCTGGCCAAAGCTGCTTAA
- the smpB gene encoding SsrA-binding protein SmpB yields MSIADNKKAFHDYFIEERYEAGLVLEGWEVKAIRAGRAQIKEAYVVLKRGEVFLIGAHITPLLSASTHVHPDPVRTRKLLLNAAEISKLIGKVERAGYTLVPLDLHYSKGRVKLSVGLAKGKKQHDKRDAEKDRDWVREKARVMRDKRG; encoded by the coding sequence ATGAGCATCGCCGACAACAAGAAGGCATTCCACGATTACTTCATCGAAGAGCGCTACGAGGCCGGTCTGGTGCTCGAAGGCTGGGAAGTGAAGGCAATCCGGGCCGGGCGCGCCCAGATCAAGGAAGCCTATGTGGTGCTCAAACGCGGCGAGGTATTCCTGATCGGTGCCCACATCACACCGCTGCTTTCGGCCTCGACCCACGTTCATCCTGACCCGGTGCGTACGCGTAAATTGCTCCTGAACGCAGCCGAAATCAGCAAGCTGATCGGCAAGGTGGAACGTGCCGGCTATACCCTGGTACCGCTCGACCTGCATTACAGCAAGGGCCGGGTCAAACTGTCGGTCGGCCTGGCCAAGGGCAAGAAGCAGCACGACAAGCGCGACGCCGAGAAGGACCGCGACTGGGTGCGCGAAAAGGCGCGCGTGATGCGCGACAAACGCGGCTGA
- the guaA gene encoding glutamine-hydrolyzing GMP synthase: MAHQKILILDFGSQVAQLIARRVREQQVYCELHPFDVSADFIRDFNPQGIILSGGPNSVYEAEEWKAPQVVFELGVPVLGVCYGMQTMAAQLGGKVENSHKREFGYAEMRAQGHSKLLEGIQDRTNEQGHGLLEVWMSHGDKVTELPPGFKIIGSNESTPIAAMADEARRFYAVQFHPEVTHTLKGREIYARFVRDICGCRGDWNMPNYVEEAIAKVREQVGQEEVILGLSGGVDSSVVAALLHRAIGDQLTCVFVDNGLLRLNEGAQVMDTFARNLGVKVIHVDAVGQFMGHLKGVSDPEQKRKIIGREFVEVFQAEAQKLPNAKWLAQGTIYPDVIESAGGKTKKAHAIKSHHNVGGLPETLNLKLLEPLRELFKDEVREFGVALGLPHEMVYRHPFPGPGLGVRILGEVKQEFADLLRRADAIFIDELRAADWYDKTSQAFAVFLPVKSVGVMGDGRTYEYVVALRAVQTSDFMTAKWAELPHELLGRVSNRIINEVRGINRVVYDISGKPPATIEWE, translated from the coding sequence ATGGCTCATCAGAAAATCCTCATCCTCGACTTCGGCTCCCAGGTCGCACAACTCATTGCCCGCCGCGTGCGCGAACAGCAGGTGTATTGCGAACTGCATCCATTCGACGTCTCTGCCGATTTCATCCGTGACTTCAATCCGCAGGGCATCATTCTTTCCGGCGGACCAAACTCGGTTTACGAGGCCGAGGAATGGAAGGCGCCGCAGGTCGTGTTCGAACTCGGCGTACCGGTGCTCGGTGTCTGTTACGGCATGCAGACCATGGCGGCACAACTCGGCGGCAAGGTCGAGAACAGCCACAAGCGCGAATTCGGCTATGCGGAAATGCGCGCGCAGGGCCATTCGAAGCTGCTCGAAGGCATCCAGGATCGCACCAACGAACAAGGTCATGGACTGCTCGAAGTCTGGATGAGCCACGGCGACAAGGTGACAGAACTGCCGCCTGGCTTCAAGATCATCGGCAGCAACGAATCCACCCCGATTGCGGCCATGGCCGACGAAGCGCGCCGCTTCTATGCCGTGCAGTTCCATCCCGAAGTCACGCATACCCTGAAAGGGCGAGAGATCTATGCCCGCTTTGTGCGCGACATCTGCGGCTGTCGCGGCGACTGGAACATGCCCAACTACGTCGAAGAAGCGATCGCCAAGGTGCGCGAGCAGGTCGGCCAGGAAGAGGTGATCCTCGGCCTGTCCGGAGGCGTCGATTCCTCGGTGGTGGCCGCGCTCCTGCACCGCGCCATCGGCGACCAGTTGACCTGTGTCTTCGTCGACAACGGCCTGTTGCGCCTCAACGAGGGCGCGCAGGTGATGGACACCTTCGCCCGCAACCTTGGCGTCAAGGTGATCCACGTCGATGCGGTGGGCCAGTTCATGGGGCACCTGAAAGGCGTCAGCGATCCCGAGCAGAAGCGCAAGATCATCGGCCGCGAATTCGTCGAGGTGTTCCAGGCCGAGGCGCAGAAGCTGCCCAACGCCAAATGGCTCGCCCAGGGCACCATCTATCCCGACGTGATCGAATCGGCCGGCGGCAAGACCAAGAAGGCGCATGCGATCAAGAGCCACCACAACGTCGGTGGCCTGCCCGAGACGCTGAACCTCAAGCTGCTGGAGCCTCTGCGCGAACTGTTCAAGGACGAAGTGCGCGAGTTCGGCGTGGCGCTGGGCCTGCCGCACGAGATGGTGTATCGCCATCCCTTCCCCGGCCCCGGCCTCGGCGTGCGCATCCTCGGCGAAGTGAAGCAGGAATTCGCCGACCTGCTGCGTCGCGCCGATGCGATATTCATCGACGAACTGCGCGCGGCGGACTGGTACGACAAGACCAGCCAGGCCTTTGCCGTATTCCTGCCGGTGAAGAGCGTCGGCGTCATGGGCGACGGCCGCACCTACGAATATGTGGTGGCGCTGCGCGCAGTGCAGACTTCCGACTTCATGACCGCCAAATGGGCCGAACTCCCGCACGAATTGCTGGGGCGCGTCTCCAACCGCATCATCAACGAGGTGCGCGGCATCAACCGCGTGGTCTACGACATCTCGGGCAAGCCGCCGGCGACCATCGAGTGGGAATGA
- a CDS encoding type II toxin-antitoxin system RatA family toxin, whose amino-acid sequence MALVEKSVLIERTPQQMFVLVDRVEDYPAFLPWCGGTELHERTPTLTAATLHINYHGLKSHFSTENVKEEPRLMDIRLTDGPFAHMDGHWRFTPLGETACKVEFRLHYEFSSQLLEKALGPVFSHIANTFVDSFVKRAQKIYG is encoded by the coding sequence ATGGCTCTGGTCGAAAAATCCGTACTGATCGAACGCACGCCGCAGCAGATGTTCGTGCTGGTGGATCGAGTCGAGGACTATCCCGCTTTCCTGCCCTGGTGCGGCGGTACCGAACTGCATGAGCGCACCCCGACGCTGACTGCCGCGACATTGCACATCAATTACCATGGGCTCAAATCGCATTTCTCGACCGAGAATGTCAAGGAAGAGCCGCGCTTGATGGATATCCGCCTGACCGACGGCCCCTTTGCGCACATGGACGGCCATTGGCGCTTCACGCCCCTCGGCGAGACGGCCTGCAAGGTAGAATTCCGCCTTCACTATGAATTTTCCAGCCAGTTGCTGGAAAAGGCGCTGGGCCCGGTGTTCAGCCACATCGCCAATACTTTCGTCGATTCCTTTGTCAAAAGGGCACAGAAAATTTATGGCTGA
- the guaB gene encoding IMP dehydrogenase → MRLLQKALTFDDVLLVPAHSAILPRDVSLATRLTRKIQLNLPLLSAAMDTVTEARLAIALAQEGGIGIVHKNLNPKAQAAEVAKVKRFESGVLKDPITIPPTMTVREVLALTRSYRISGLPVVDNGVVVGIVTNRDTRFETNLDQAVRAIMTPRERLVTVTEGTSAEEAKALMHKHRLERVLVVNAAFQLRGLVTVKDILKSNEHPFACKDEQGHLRVGAAIGVGEGTEERAALLAEAGVDVIVVDTAHGHSEGVLKRVQWVKKNFPQVEVIGGNIATANAAKALVDHGADGVKVGIGPGSICTTRIVAGVGVPQITAVDMVANALAASGVPLVADGGIRYSGDISKAIAAGANAVMLGGLFAGTEEAPGETVLYQGRSYKAYRGMGSLGAMKDGAADRYFQDSDANVEKLVPEGIEGRVPYKGPVTAVIHQLMGGLRSSMGYVGCATIDEMRARAEFVEITSAGIRESHVHDVQITKEAPNYHID, encoded by the coding sequence ATGCGACTGCTCCAGAAGGCGCTGACGTTTGACGACGTCCTCCTGGTACCCGCCCACTCGGCGATCCTCCCCCGCGACGTCAGCCTCGCCACCCGCCTCACCCGCAAGATCCAGTTGAACCTGCCGCTGCTCTCCGCCGCCATGGACACGGTGACGGAAGCGCGCCTCGCCATTGCCTTGGCGCAAGAAGGCGGCATCGGCATCGTGCACAAGAACCTGAACCCCAAGGCACAGGCTGCCGAAGTGGCCAAGGTCAAGCGCTTCGAGTCCGGCGTGCTGAAAGACCCGATCACCATCCCCCCCACCATGACGGTGCGCGAAGTGCTGGCGCTGACACGCAGTTATCGGATTTCCGGACTGCCGGTGGTGGATAACGGCGTGGTCGTCGGCATCGTCACCAACCGCGACACGCGCTTCGAGACCAATCTCGATCAGGCGGTACGGGCCATCATGACGCCCCGCGAACGCCTCGTCACGGTCACCGAAGGAACGTCGGCCGAAGAAGCCAAGGCGCTGATGCACAAGCATCGCCTGGAGCGGGTGCTGGTGGTCAATGCAGCCTTCCAGTTGCGCGGCCTGGTGACCGTCAAGGACATCCTCAAATCCAACGAACACCCGTTTGCCTGCAAGGACGAGCAAGGGCACCTGCGCGTAGGTGCCGCGATCGGCGTCGGCGAGGGCACCGAGGAGCGCGCCGCATTGCTGGCAGAAGCCGGCGTCGATGTGATCGTGGTCGATACCGCCCACGGCCATTCCGAAGGCGTGCTGAAGCGCGTGCAGTGGGTCAAGAAGAACTTCCCGCAAGTCGAGGTCATCGGCGGCAACATCGCCACCGCGAACGCGGCCAAGGCGCTGGTCGATCACGGCGCCGACGGCGTCAAGGTCGGCATCGGCCCCGGCTCGATCTGCACCACGCGCATCGTCGCCGGCGTCGGCGTGCCGCAGATCACGGCGGTGGACATGGTTGCCAACGCCCTGGCAGCCAGCGGTGTGCCGCTGGTCGCCGACGGCGGCATTCGCTACTCGGGCGACATTTCCAAAGCCATCGCCGCCGGCGCCAATGCGGTCATGCTCGGCGGCCTGTTCGCCGGTACCGAGGAGGCGCCGGGCGAAACCGTGTTGTATCAGGGCCGTTCCTACAAGGCCTACCGCGGCATGGGCAGCCTCGGCGCGATGAAGGATGGCGCGGCAGATCGCTACTTCCAGGATTCCGACGCCAATGTCGAAAAGCTGGTGCCGGAAGGCATCGAAGGCCGCGTGCCCTACAAGGGGCCGGTGACCGCCGTGATCCATCAGTTGATGGGCGGCCTGCGATCCTCGATGGGCTATGTCGGCTGCGCCACGATCGACGAGATGCGGGCTAGGGCGGAATTCGTCGAAATTACGTCCGCCGGCATCCGCGAGTCGCATGTGCATGACGTGCAGATCACCAAGGAAGCACCGAACTACCATATCGATTGA
- a CDS encoding RnfH family protein translates to MAETIHVEVVYAKPERQEIASLSLPEGSTVGQAIEASGLLAKHPEIDLAKNKLGIYAKLAKPDTALRDRDRVEIYRPLIADPKEVRKQRAAEGKVMKKGGGDSVEA, encoded by the coding sequence ATGGCTGAAACCATCCACGTTGAAGTTGTCTATGCCAAACCGGAGCGACAGGAGATCGCCAGCCTCAGCCTGCCGGAAGGCAGTACGGTCGGGCAGGCGATCGAGGCCTCGGGGTTGCTTGCCAAACATCCCGAAATCGATCTGGCGAAGAACAAGCTCGGGATTTACGCGAAGCTGGCCAAGCCGGATACCGCCCTGCGCGACCGCGACCGGGTGGAAATCTACCGGCCGCTGATCGCCGACCCCAAGGAAGTCCGCAAACAACGGGCCGCCGAGGGGAAAGTCATGAAAAAAGGCGGCGGCGACAGCGTCGAAGCCTGA
- a CDS encoding class I SAM-dependent methyltransferase: protein MSGTPEIRPEQSLELLKELHILTRDGKLNQDSRRKLKQVYHLYQFIEPLLAEIMTERGDLALVDHGAGKSYLGFILYDLFLKSRTTGHVYGIETRAELVDKSRELAQRLGFARMSFLNLSVEESIQSPQLPQRIDIVTALHACDTATDDAIRFALHKQAQFIVLAPCCQAEVAAVMRRHKNESLAKTALSEIWRHPIHTREFGSQITNVLRCLLLEAHGYQLSVTELVGWEHSMKNELIIARFANAPRGNARERLEQILHELNLDDLKARFLY from the coding sequence GTGAGCGGCACCCCGGAAATCCGCCCGGAGCAGTCGCTCGAACTGCTCAAGGAACTGCACATCCTGACCCGCGACGGCAAGCTCAACCAGGACAGCCGGCGCAAGCTGAAACAGGTATACCACCTCTACCAGTTCATCGAGCCGCTGCTGGCGGAGATCATGACCGAACGCGGCGACCTGGCGCTGGTCGATCACGGCGCCGGCAAGTCCTACCTCGGGTTCATCCTCTACGACCTGTTCCTCAAGAGCAGGACTACCGGCCACGTCTACGGCATCGAGACGCGCGCCGAACTCGTCGACAAATCACGCGAACTGGCGCAGCGGCTGGGCTTCGCCCGCATGTCCTTCCTCAACCTGTCGGTCGAGGAATCGATCCAGTCACCACAACTGCCGCAGCGCATTGACATTGTCACCGCGCTGCATGCCTGCGATACGGCGACCGATGACGCCATCCGCTTCGCGCTGCACAAGCAGGCGCAGTTCATCGTCCTCGCACCTTGCTGCCAGGCCGAGGTCGCAGCCGTGATGCGGCGGCACAAGAACGAATCCCTGGCCAAAACAGCCTTGTCCGAAATCTGGCGCCACCCGATCCATACCCGCGAATTCGGCAGCCAGATCACCAATGTGCTGCGCTGCCTGCTGCTTGAAGCGCACGGCTACCAGCTCAGCGTTACCGAACTGGTGGGCTGGGAGCATTCGATGAAGAACGAACTGATCATTGCCCGCTTCGCCAACGCGCCGCGCGGCAATGCGCGCGAACGCCTGGAGCAGATACTGCACGAACTGAATCTGGACGACTTGAAGGCGCGCTTTCTTTACTGA